A genomic region of Vitis vinifera cultivar Pinot Noir 40024 chromosome 7, ASM3070453v1 contains the following coding sequences:
- the LOC104879753 gene encoding uncharacterized protein LOC104879753 produces MRNEEVFHRVFWAFHPSIEGFKHCRPVLTIDGTHLYGKYKGTVMIAMGCDGNNQLFPLTFALTEGENVDSWGWFLACIRNRVTQRRGLCVISDRHPGIMAAFADVYLGWSEPNAYHRICMRHLASNFMTHFKDKCLKQLLCRAALETKVEKFNMHMETIGRINQDVLSWLEAIPFEKWALSHDGGRQYGIMTTNMSEVFNSVLKGARSFLITAFVQLTFYRVNSYFAVRREHGASRLASGEQYTPYVDAKINANVVKAGSHEVVLYDHFQGLFHVKASRGSKKTSSGGRTHRVNLREHVCTCGKTLIYGFPCSHILAACHFRSIDFRSFVQHYYTIQSYFSTWAPLFNPIHNEYEWPPYVGPVIVPADSMKRVSGGRPKSTRLHNEMDVREGKTSVTCGLCKQSGHNRRSCPNKNMGAGPS; encoded by the coding sequence ATGCGAAATGAAGAGGTATTTCACCGAGTCTTTTGGGCATTTCATCCTTCCATAGAGGGCTTCAAGCATTGTCGTCCTGTGTTAACTATTGATGGTACACACTTGTATGGGAAGTATAAGGGCACTGTAATGATTGCCATGGGCTGTGATGGAAATAATCAATTGTTTCCTCTTACTTTTGCATTAACTGAGGGTGAAAATGTTGATAGTTGGGGATGGTTTTTGGCATGTATTAGAAATCGAGTAACTCAAAGGAGGGGTCTTTGTGTTATCTCCGATCGTCATCCGGGCATTATGGCTGCATTTGCTGATGTTTATCTTGGTTGGTCTGAGCCAAATGCATATCATCGAATTTGTATGCGCCATCTTGCTAGCAACTTTATGACTCACTTTAAGGACAAATGCTTGAAACAACTTTTATGCAGAGCTGCCTTAGAAACTAAGGTAGAAAAATTCAACATGCATATGGAGACAATTGGGAGAATCAATCAAGACGTACTCAGTTGGTTGGAGGCTATTCCCTTTGAGAAATGGGCACTATCACATGATGGAGGTCGACAATATGGCATAATGACTACAAACATGTCAGAAGTGTTCAATAGTGTGCTTAAAGGGGCACGGAGTTTCCTTATCACCGCATTTGTTCAATTGACATTCTATCGAGTTAATAGTTACTTTGCTGTAAGAAGAGAACATGGTGCTAGTCGACTTGCTTCAGGTGAACAATACACTCCTTATGTTGATGCTAAGATTAATGCAAATGTTGTTAAGGCAGGTTCTCATGAGGTTGTTTTGTATGATCACTTCCAAGGACTGTTTCATGTGAAGGCCAGTAGGGGTAGTAAAAAGACATCATCTGGTGGAAGAACACATCGTGTTAACCTACGTGAGCATGTATGCACATGTGGCAAAACACTCATATATGGATTCCCATGTAGTCATATTCTAGCGGCATGTCATTTTCGTTCAATTGATTTTAGATCATTTGTTCAACATTATTACACTATACAATCGTACTTTAGCACTTGGGCACCACTGTTTAACCCGATACACAATGAGTACGAGTGGCCACCATATGTTGGTCCAGTTATTGTGCCTGCAGATTCAATGAAACGTGTGTCAGGTGGACGACCTAAATCTACTCGTTTGCACAATGAAATGGATGTTAGAGAAGGTAAAACCTCAGTTACATGTGGTTTGTGCAAACAAAGTGGTCACAATCGTCGTTCTTGTCCAAATAAGAACATGGGTGCTGGGCCTTCATGA